The Chryseobacterium sp. 52 genome includes a region encoding these proteins:
- a CDS encoding lantibiotic dehydratase family protein yields the protein MSRFPYLFFEEFVVRTPLLSCTDFLKYTGKDDIPEAVLKEIYSNPVFQEAIYLASPFLYGELVKWLNAEKTLTPKEDQKLKNTLLKYFSRMSTRCTPFGLFSGVGLGKFTGSADHLNNNNNTQNLSTGNLLRDTKLDMHFLVSLAQHFVKTKEIRNQLLFYPNNSIYKIGNKIRYIEYQYTHGKRDYIISSVSLSEELKQILEFSQSGKTIHEIAKILVNEEITSEEAAEFIEELIDNQLLVSQLEPNVSETDFLEVLISVLTKINASNTADILKTIKGKLDKLDLHFGNPVTVYSEMEDLIRSFNTEYDQKYLFQTDLYFKNEFYLSPHWKKELKKGICFLNKIILPQTETPFQKFKKAFSERFEAEEMPLMYVLDVETGIGYKQGTSVKGLHPYLEDLRFPASQKKQNRSIHLNPLVTVLNEKLQDALLYHHGKIELHDEDFDTFEGNWDDLPDTQSFLTEIISEGHQEKLFINSSTTSSAANLLGRFHSEKSEIRNLTKAIACKENELNPTYIAAEIIHLPESRIGNIIRRPSLREYEIPYLAQSILPVENQIPVDDLYISLKNDKIVLRSKRLNKEVKPYLTNAHNYSSDTLPVYHFLADLYSQNIRTGLYFDWGGLEHIYRFLPRVEYRNIILSKARWKITDKDVLHFSPLISDKKHFLVELKKMRTHMKIPAWVQWAQFDNMLTLNLENYDMAQMFIQIIKSEKSLTIEEFLYHENNDHKQEFIFSLYKAEA from the coding sequence ATGTCTCGTTTTCCTTATCTTTTTTTTGAAGAGTTTGTAGTCCGTACTCCCCTGCTTTCATGTACCGATTTCCTGAAATATACAGGAAAAGATGATATCCCGGAGGCAGTATTAAAAGAAATATATTCCAATCCTGTTTTTCAGGAAGCTATTTATCTGGCCTCTCCTTTTTTATATGGAGAACTGGTTAAATGGCTCAACGCGGAAAAAACACTTACCCCAAAAGAAGATCAGAAACTAAAAAATACCCTGCTGAAATATTTTAGCCGTATGAGCACACGCTGTACTCCGTTCGGATTGTTCTCCGGTGTCGGCTTGGGGAAATTTACAGGATCAGCCGATCATCTGAATAACAATAACAACACACAAAATTTATCAACAGGCAACCTGCTGAGGGATACTAAACTGGATATGCATTTTCTAGTTTCCCTGGCTCAGCATTTTGTAAAAACTAAGGAAATAAGAAACCAACTGCTGTTTTATCCCAACAACAGTATCTATAAGATCGGGAATAAGATCCGCTATATAGAATATCAGTATACGCACGGAAAAAGAGATTATATTATATCATCTGTTTCACTTTCTGAAGAGTTAAAGCAAATACTGGAATTTTCACAATCCGGAAAAACCATACACGAGATCGCGAAAATCCTAGTCAATGAAGAAATAACCTCTGAAGAAGCGGCAGAATTCATCGAAGAGCTCATTGATAATCAATTACTGGTAAGCCAACTGGAACCAAATGTATCAGAAACGGATTTTCTGGAAGTATTAATTTCTGTTTTAACAAAAATAAATGCCAGCAATACCGCAGATATTCTGAAGACCATTAAAGGTAAACTGGACAAACTGGATCTCCATTTCGGGAATCCTGTCACAGTCTATTCTGAAATGGAAGATCTGATCAGGTCCTTCAATACGGAGTACGATCAGAAGTATCTTTTTCAAACGGATCTTTACTTCAAAAATGAATTCTATCTTTCCCCACACTGGAAAAAAGAACTAAAAAAAGGCATCTGCTTTTTAAATAAAATCATATTGCCTCAAACAGAAACACCGTTTCAAAAATTTAAAAAAGCATTTTCCGAAAGGTTTGAAGCAGAGGAAATGCCGTTAATGTATGTTCTTGATGTTGAAACAGGAATTGGTTACAAACAGGGCACTTCTGTAAAAGGTCTTCACCCTTATCTGGAAGACCTGAGATTTCCCGCTTCACAAAAAAAGCAAAACAGAAGCATCCATCTGAATCCCCTTGTTACCGTTCTGAATGAAAAGCTACAGGATGCCTTATTATACCATCACGGAAAAATTGAATTGCATGATGAAGATTTCGACACTTTTGAAGGAAACTGGGATGATTTACCTGATACCCAGTCTTTTTTAACAGAAATAATTTCAGAAGGTCATCAGGAAAAACTATTTATAAACAGCAGTACCACAAGCAGTGCTGCTAATCTCTTGGGAAGGTTTCATTCGGAAAAATCAGAGATCAGGAATCTAACAAAAGCCATTGCCTGTAAGGAAAATGAGCTAAATCCCACTTATATTGCTGCAGAAATCATTCACCTGCCAGAATCCAGGATAGGAAATATCATCCGGAGACCTTCATTACGAGAATATGAAATTCCGTACTTAGCACAATCTATTCTGCCCGTGGAAAATCAAATTCCGGTGGATGACCTGTATATTTCGCTTAAAAATGACAAAATTGTATTACGGTCCAAAAGACTGAATAAAGAAGTAAAACCTTATCTGACCAATGCACATAATTATTCTTCTGATACGCTCCCTGTTTATCATTTTTTAGCTGATCTCTATTCCCAGAATATCAGAACCGGGCTCTATTTTGATTGGGGTGGACTGGAACATATCTACCGTTTTTTACCAAGAGTGGAATACAGAAATATCATTCTTTCAAAGGCCAGATGGAAAATAACGGACAAGGATGTTTTGCATTTCTCTCCATTAATTTCGGATAAAAAACATTTTTTAGTGGAATTAAAAAAAATGAGAACTCACATGAAAATCCCGGCATGGGTGCAGTGGGCTCAGTTTGACAATATGCTTACCCTGAATCTGGAAAATTATGATATGGCTCAGATGTTTATACAAATTATCAAAAGCGAAAAATCATTGACTATTGAGGAATTTTTATATCATGAAAATAATGATCATAAACAGGAATTCATATTTTCACTGTATAAGGCTGAAGCATAA
- a CDS encoding thiopeptide-type bacteriocin biosynthesis protein: MTKRKFIPGTEWLYLKIYTGVKTADIILEEVIIPLVASIQENNYISKWFFIRYLDPKPHIRLRFRLHSTSDYNSVTELIQEALQDYLESGEISSILFDTYNREIERYGENTMEEAETLFHRNSELTLQCLHFDDEEKIIISLFLIDTLLTTFGLSIQEKLDWIKDFNEDFKAEFNADKVLNSQLDKKYRVLKPQFLNFNFSEEYVNEREFIILNIENDRTVLENIQYLDKNQSLEIPLKIFFQSIFHMNINRLFVSSQRTFEMIIYDYLLRYYKTNIWLCK; the protein is encoded by the coding sequence ATGACCAAAAGAAAATTTATTCCCGGAACTGAATGGCTGTATCTGAAAATCTATACAGGCGTAAAAACTGCTGATATTATTCTGGAGGAAGTCATCATACCTTTGGTTGCATCGATTCAGGAAAATAACTACATTTCAAAATGGTTCTTCATCCGGTACTTGGATCCGAAACCCCATATCCGGCTAAGATTCAGACTGCATAGTACCTCAGACTACAATTCTGTTACTGAATTGATTCAAGAAGCTCTGCAGGACTATCTGGAAAGTGGTGAGATCTCATCAATACTATTTGATACTTATAACAGGGAAATCGAGAGATATGGAGAAAATACAATGGAAGAAGCTGAAACATTATTTCACAGAAATAGTGAACTCACATTGCAATGTCTGCATTTTGATGATGAAGAGAAGATCATTATTAGTCTTTTTCTGATTGATACGTTGTTAACAACGTTTGGCCTCAGCATTCAGGAAAAACTGGACTGGATCAAAGATTTCAATGAAGATTTTAAAGCTGAATTTAATGCAGATAAAGTACTCAACAGTCAGCTTGATAAAAAATACAGAGTATTAAAGCCTCAATTTCTGAATTTTAATTTTTCAGAAGAATATGTAAATGAAAGAGAATTTATTATTCTGAATATCGAAAATGACCGGACTGTATTGGAAAATATTCAATACCTCGACAAAAATCAATCTCTGGAAATACCTCTGAAAATATTTTTCCAGAGTATCTTCCATATGAATATCAACAGGCTTTTCGTTTCAAGTCAAAGGACATTTGAAATGATCATTTATGACTACCTGCTAAGGTATTATAAAACAAATATTTGGCTTTGCAAATAA
- a CDS encoding group III truncated hemoglobin: protein MKKLESREDIEYLVNSFYTKVIKDETIGFFFNDVAKVDWDKHLPKMYSFWESILFGQMSYKGNPMGVHFPINEIQAMEQKHFDRWLELWRTTIEENFAGENADTAIYKSENIAKLMAFKMELARRL from the coding sequence ATGAAAAAATTGGAATCGAGAGAGGATATTGAATATCTTGTCAATTCATTTTACACCAAAGTCATTAAAGATGAAACTATTGGATTTTTCTTTAATGATGTAGCCAAAGTAGACTGGGATAAGCATTTACCTAAAATGTATTCCTTCTGGGAATCGATTCTGTTCGGGCAAATGAGTTATAAGGGAAATCCTATGGGAGTTCACTTTCCCATCAATGAGATCCAGGCTATGGAGCAGAAGCACTTTGACCGCTGGCTTGAGCTCTGGAGAACAACCATTGAGGAAAATTTTGCCGGAGAAAATGCTGACACAGCCATCTATAAATCCGAAAACATCGCTAAACTGATGGCTTTTAAAATGGAGCTGGCCAGGAGACTTTAA
- a CDS encoding calcium:proton antiporter, translating into MRLKELLHYTYIFPVLAVGYYFSGLMGSGVFYDVIAGILLTGSVLSAVHHAEVVAHKVGEPFGTIILALCITIIEVALIISLMVAGGDQAITLARDTVFAAVMIILNGILGICILVGGVKYHEQFFARTSATTYLVSIVSILVLTLVLPNFTSSVNGPFYNEAQLIFISIACLVIYGIFLMVQTVRHRSYFIVTDEHPEEHYIPSLKKTLISFGFLVVCLVIVVLMAKGLSGTIEGMVQSIGAPKSLVGVIIAGVVLLPEGVAAIRAARSNQIQSSLNLALGSALASIGLTIPAVSAVCIMYDIPLVLGLDKKDIILLSLSVFIVMLSLSRGKTNVLYGTVLLVNLAAYIFTVIVP; encoded by the coding sequence ATGAGATTAAAAGAACTTTTACATTATACGTATATTTTTCCTGTTTTGGCGGTTGGGTATTACTTTTCCGGATTGATGGGAAGCGGAGTTTTCTATGACGTTATTGCAGGGATTCTGCTTACCGGAAGTGTCTTATCCGCAGTGCATCACGCAGAAGTAGTTGCTCATAAAGTGGGAGAACCTTTTGGAACCATTATTCTTGCCCTCTGTATCACCATTATTGAAGTCGCGCTTATCATCTCACTCATGGTAGCCGGCGGAGATCAGGCGATCACGCTGGCCAGAGATACCGTTTTTGCTGCCGTAATGATTATTCTGAACGGGATTTTGGGGATTTGTATCCTGGTAGGTGGCGTTAAATATCATGAACAGTTCTTTGCAAGGACTTCTGCCACAACTTATTTAGTGAGCATTGTTTCAATTCTGGTGCTTACCCTTGTCCTTCCAAACTTTACTTCAAGTGTCAACGGACCTTTCTATAACGAAGCCCAGCTTATTTTTATTTCCATTGCCTGTCTTGTCATTTATGGAATTTTTCTGATGGTGCAGACAGTTCGCCACAGAAGTTATTTTATTGTTACTGATGAGCATCCGGAAGAACATTATATTCCATCATTAAAGAAAACACTGATAAGCTTTGGATTCCTGGTGGTGTGCCTTGTCATTGTTGTATTGATGGCTAAAGGACTTTCCGGAACCATAGAAGGGATGGTACAGAGTATAGGAGCTCCGAAATCATTGGTAGGGGTAATTATCGCAGGCGTTGTACTTCTTCCCGAAGGCGTAGCTGCTATACGTGCGGCAAGAAGCAATCAGATACAGTCCAGTTTAAACCTGGCATTGGGATCAGCTTTAGCCAGTATTGGGCTGACGATTCCGGCGGTATCCGCCGTTTGTATCATGTATGATATTCCACTGGTATTAGGGCTTGATAAAAAAGATATTATCCTGCTTTCACTGTCTGTATTTATTGTAATGCTTTCTTTAAGCCGGGGAAAAACAAATGTTCTGTACGGAACCGTTTTACTGGTAAACCTTGCAGCCTATATCTTTACGGTAATCGTTCCGTAA
- a CDS encoding DUF6122 family protein has protein sequence MSISDIALLKSIIHYFLHLVFPVFIALIFFRKNWKKAYLIMLGTMAVDLDHIFANPVFDPSRNSIGFHILHSYYAIAVYFLLLFFKGNIRIVAVGLLFHMLTDFQDFTFWSH, from the coding sequence ATGAGCATATCTGACATTGCATTACTAAAATCAATCATCCACTATTTTCTACATCTGGTTTTCCCGGTATTCATTGCTCTTATCTTTTTTCGTAAAAACTGGAAGAAAGCATATCTCATTATGCTGGGCACTATGGCAGTAGATCTGGACCATATTTTTGCCAATCCTGTTTTTGATCCGTCAAGAAACAGTATAGGTTTTCATATTTTACATTCCTATTATGCGATTGCGGTGTATTTTTTGCTGCTGTTTTTTAAAGGAAATATTAGAATTGTTGCTGTTGGACTTTTGTTTCATATGTTAACAGATTTTCAGGATTTTACCTTCTGGAGCCATTAA